The stretch of DNA ATTTATGCGACCGCCCTAATGAAGCAGGGTAAGCTGAAGGAGGCCGAAGTGCAGTTCAAGAAAGCACTCGATATGGACATCGATCATCGCTTTATTGGCGCCTATCTGGCTCTGCTGTTGGCAGACGGGCGAGGCTTTGCCAAGGCCTTAGAGGCAGCAGAACACTATACGGATCATGACATGTCCATAGATAAAATGGCGGATTGGCCATCTTATATAAGAAGCATGCAGTCAGAAGCGGAAGCCTCCCCATCCTCCGCCGCATACGAGGCTCAGCTTCAGGAGAAGCTGGCCTGGTATATGCACGGCGAAGAAGATCAGCTTCAGAATTGGCTGAAGCGGGCGGATCAGCCTGCTCTAAGCATCTTTATAAAGGCCCTGCTTAAGGTAAGGTAAGTTAAGGCCAGTTAAATAAAGCAAGAGAGGGAGCCTAAGGACAAGGCTCCCTCTCTTGTTGTTCCATCTGAACAACATCCATCTGTAACAACATCCATCTGTAACAACATCCATCTGTAACAACATCCATCTGTAACAACACCGTCTGTAACAGCATCCGTCAGCCGAAGCGGCCGGAGATGTATTCCTGGGTCATCGGATTCGACGGGTTGGTGAAGATGACCTCGGTCTCATCATATTCAATCAGGTTGCCCATGTAGAAATAGGCCGTGTAGTTGGAGATCCGTGCTGCTTGCTGCATGTTGTGGGTCACGATTACGATGCACAGCTGCTCCTTGAGCTGGGTAATCAGCTCTTCAATCTTGGATGTGGATACCGGATCGAGAGCCGAAGCGGGCTCGTCTAGCAGCAGGATGTCCGGATTGACCGAGAGCGCGCGGGCGATGCACAGACGCTGCTGCTGTCCGCCGGATAAAGAGAGGGCGGATTGGCCCAATCTGTCCTTTACCTCGTCCCATAGAGCAGCCTTTCTAAGGCTATCCTCCACAATCTCATCCAGCTTCTTCTTATTCTTGATGCCATGATACTTAGGTCCGAACGCTATATTCTCATAAATGGATTTATAAAAAGGATTTGGACGCTGCCAAACCATACCGATCCGTTGACGCAGAACGGTGACATCCGTGTCCGAGCTGTTGATGTTCTGGTTGCCGATCCAGATGTTTCCGGTCATCCGGGAGCCGGCGATTTCATCATTCATACGGTTAAGCGAGCGCAAAAACGTCGATTTACCACAGCCAGAAGGGCCGATTAATGCGGTCACGGAGCGTTCGGGAAAAGATAGGTTAACTCCCTTCACCGCCTCGTTCTCGCCATAAAAGATTTTGAGATCTTCGGTACGCAGAATATCCGTCATGTTCTATTCCCCTATTCCATCATTTTATCGACGTAAATTTGCGGTACAATACCCGTCCGAGCCAGCGGGCCAGCAGGTTGAAGGCGAGCACCATAATAATCAGGACGGCGGAGGCCCCTGCGGCGATCTCCTTGGCATCGGAGGCAATCCCTTCGCTGTTGACCTTCCAGATGTGGACGGCCAGTGTCTCGGCAGGACGCATCGGATTCAGCGGAGAATTGTGATCGAATGGATTCCAGTTCGTAAAATCAAGGGTCGGGGTGGTCATCCCCGCAGTAAACAACAGTGCTGCAGCTTCACCGAATACGCGTCCGGCAGCCAGGATCGTGCCTGTAATAATGGCAGGCAGCGCGACAGGGAAGAGAATGGATGTTATAATCTTCCAACGTGATAATCCCATGGCTAGCCCAGCTTCCTTCTGCTCTTTAGGCACGCTGCGGAAGGCCTGCTCTGTAATCCGCACCATTAGCGGCATATTGAAAATGGTTAGAACCAAGGCACCGGACATGAGTGAGTATTTCAAGTCAAAGGTCTGAACGATCAGCAGGAGACCAAAGAGGCCAACGACGATCGAAGGAAAGGAAGACAACACTTCAACGATTAGACGAATGGATGCCGTTAGGCGGTTCGGTTTGGCGTATTCTGCCATATAAATCCCTGCCCCGAGTCCCAAAGGGATCGTAATGATCATGGTCAGAACAAGCAGGTAGACGGAGTTGAACAGCTGCGGGCCGATCCCGCCGCCTGCTTTGATCGTCTCAGAAGGCGAAGTGAGAAAGTCCCAGCTGATATGGCTGATGCCTCTGAACAGGATGAACCCAAGCATACCGAGCAGGAGCCCGACAATCAGCAGGGCGAAAAAGACGATGACCGTGGTAGCAATGCGGTCTATGACTTTGGCTCTCATATTTTGGCTCTCCTTTCAAGCAATCTGACAACGAAGATGAAGATGAAGGTCATGAACAGGAGAAGCAGAGCCATACTCCACAGGACATTATTCTGAACGGTTCCCATAACCGTATTGCTCATATTCAAAGTAATTACACTGGTAAGCGTGGATGCAGATTCAAATAATGAAGTCGGCACATAAGGCGCGTTACCAATGACCATCTGCACAGCCAAGGCTTCACCGAAGGCGCGTGCCATACCGAGCACAACCCCTGTTAACACAGCGGGCAGAACCGTTGGAAGGACAACGCCCGAGATGGTCTGCCAGCGAGTGGCTCCAAGCCCGTAGGAGGCTTCCTTCAGGTTGCGGGGAAGAGATCCCAAGGCATCGGTAGCGACACTTGTAATTGTAGGCAGGATCATGATGGACAATACGATGGACCCTGCCGCTACACCATAACCTTGTCCAGGGAACGTATCGCGCAGGAAAGGAACCAGCACGGTAAGACCGATGAAGCCGTAGACAACGGAAGGAATTCCGGCCAGCAGCTCAATGACAGGCAGCAGCAGCTTTTTCCCCCAGGAGGGAACGATTTCGGTCATGAACAGGGATGCACAGATGCTAAGCGGGCTGGCAATGAGCGCAGCCAGCAGGGAGGTGATGAACGAGCCAGCAATGAAGGGCAGTGCCCCGAACTTGTTATCATCCGGCCCCCAGCTGTTCCCAAACAGGAATTCGGACATACTTACACCATCAACCGCAAAAGTAGCTACGCCTTTGGTCGCGACAAAGTAAACGATGGAGAAAATGATGACGATAAGAAACAAGACACAGACGGTTGTATAGATTCGGCCGATCCACTCTTCGGCTTTGTGTCTCCTGAACAGCACAGGGGCCTCGTTATTAGCTTTCATGAGTGTCCTTCTTTCTGATTAAAAGTGAAAATAGAGGCAGAAGTTGGGATTCTTCCGCCTCTTACTATAATTCATGCTTAAGTCAGGATCCGTGATGTGCTATTAATTATTGTACGATTTTACCTTCAGCATCGCGTTTAACTTGCATTTTGGAGACTGGAATGTATCCAAGGTCTACCACGTCGCTGTCTTGAACTTCAGGAGAGAGGAAGTAGTCCAGGAATGCTTTGGTTGTTTCATCAGGCTCGCCCTTTGTGTACATATGCTCGTAAGCCCATACCGGGTATTTACCGGAAGCTACGTTATCTACAGTCGCTTCAACGCCGTCATAGCTGATGGATTGAACAGTGTCGTCGATGTAGGAAAGTGCAAGGTAACCGATGGCGCCAGGTGTTTCGGCAACGATCTTCGCAACTGTACCGGAGGAATCTTCTTGGATGGAGCCTTTGATATCCTCAGTTTTTTGACCCAATGCGAATTTCTCGAATGTAGCACGAGTGCCGGAGCTGCTAGGTCTGTTCACGATCACGATCGGCTGATCTTTGCCTTGAACATCCTTCCAGTTGGTGATTTTACCAGTGAAGATGTCAACCAGCTGTTGTTTGGTCAGGTTGGTTACGCCAGTATCTTTATTCGTTACAGCTGCCATAGCAACTACGGCAACTTGATGGTCCTTAAGCTCAGCTGCTGCAGATGCGTCCAATTTCTCTTCTGCAAACACGTCAGAGTTACCAATTTGTACTTGACCGCCGGATACTTGAGTCAGCCCAGTGCCGCTTCCGCCGCCTTGAACTTGAACGGAGACGCCAGGATTCTTCTCATTGAATTTCTTGCCTACTTGGTCAACCAGCGGCTGAAGCGCGGTAGAACCGGAAGCTAGAATAGAACCGCTAAGATCGGAAGTCTGAGTCGTATTCTTACTGCCAGTATTTTCTTTCTCTGTGTTAGTGCTGCCCCCAGCATTACTGTTTTTGTTGTTTCCGCACGCAGCTAGCGAAATGGACAAAGCCAGCGTCAGAATCAAGAGGAAGGGTTTCTTTAATTTCATAGTTTTGAGTTCTCCTCCAACATTTTTGTTTTTGACAGGCACGATTGCTGTCGACATTTAGAATTATAAAACCCGTACATTTGTGAAAAGTCAGAAGAGTGTAAAGAGAATGATAAATATACATATAATTTTTCTATTCTAATATATAATTACTCTATAGTTTGAATTGAAAATAGAATGAGGGAGCGAACTATGAATCTGCTCAAATTAAATATTGTGGTTTTGATTGAAAAATATAAAAAGGTAACGGATGTGGCTAGAGAACTTCAGCTGAAGCAGCCCACGGTTACTTTTCATATGAAAAGCCTTGAAGAGGAATTGGGCGTTCCCCTCTTCCACAGCAGGAAAGGTCGAATTGTACTTACAGAGGCAGGCAGAGCTCTGTACCCTTATGCACAGAAGATGCTGTCGCTGCACAACGAAGCGCTTCGTACGATGGAGGAGTATAAAGGGATGGGGAGGGGAACGCTGCGCGTTGGAGCTGAGCCTGCTGTTCAGAGCTTGATGATGCCTGTCATTGCAGATTTCTTGAAACGTCATCCGGGGATCCGTATAGAAGTCCAGGTGGAGCCTGAACAGAAGCTTAAGGCACTGTTAATGGTAGAGGAGATTGATGCGGCAATTATAGAAGAAAGGGCAGCATTAGAGCTGCCCTTGGCATTTGAAAGATGGAATGAGGATGAAGTCGTGCTGATCTGCGCGGCTGACCATCCGTGGGTGCTGCTGGAAGAGCTGGACCCTGGGCAGGCAGGGCAGGAGCGGTTTGTTCGCCACGCTCCCGGCTCCCAGCTTGACCGCATTGGACAAGCTTGGGCCGATCAGCACGCTATCAATCTGTGGTCCCCGCTGACAGCTGCTTCGCCTGAAGGTGTATGCCGTGCCGTGCGGGCAGGAGCGGGTGTAGCCTTTTTCTCGCGAAAAGCGCTTGCCGGTAATGAAGCGAATGAAGGAGGTGGCATCCGTATGCTGAAGGTGCCGGGACTTGAGGATCCCCGCTTGCAGCTTGGTGCGGCTTACCGCAAGGAAGGAAGCCCGGCATCGCTGATTAACGAGTTTGTACACTTCCTGAGGACCTGCGCTCAGATTTAATATATCCAATGTCATCCAGCAGCACTTTGCCCGGGCCTCTCCCGAGCTTGAAGCTGACCCGCACGAGACGGTCCGGATCGAGCTGGTTATTTTCCTCTGTGAAGGAAGTAAAGTTAATGAGATACGTCTGGAACACAGCTTCTGTGGAATGGGCGTACTTGCCATTCTCAACTCGCTTCTCCAGCCAAGAGTTCCAAGTATAAGTGTTCACCGGAAGAGGCAGCACGGGCTGAAACCGCTCCAGCGGCAGACTTGCGGTAACCCCTCTATCATCCTCCAGTTCAATGCTGATCTCGGGTGAGTCTGCAGGATTCAAGTTCTTCGACCCGCTCTCATAGTTCAGGTTCGCCATGGAGAAGGTTAGTCCGTCCATCTTTGGCGGGGTATAGTTCAGGCCGAGATCGTAGCGATTCAGTAGCAGGGAGTAGGCGGCAGAGGGCTTCGTCCACTCCAGGGAGAGGACTCTAGTTCCCTTCTTGTTCTGATCCCGGTCTAAGGCGTCTACCTCTGTCCAGGTTACATCTTTGCCTTCTGCTGTGCCACCGTTAATAGTATTCTTCTTGGTATCTTCATCGAAATCGGCGATTTTGCCATAGCCGGCATCTTCATACCTATTGAAATAAGCGCTGTCTGGCAGCCATTGCAATCCTGTACGATAGTCCCGGAACAGGGCTGTATAGGCCCTGGCGTCCTTGATTGTGGCTTCAAGAAAGGCCGATACATACACCTTGGCGACCTGGCGCTGCTCCTCGGCTGGCATAATCTGGCGCCTGCTCAGCAGCATGCCTTGAGGGAAGCTTAAGTCTCTTCCGCCCCAGGTTGTATTGAATTGGCTGTGGTTGGCCCCCGCAATGTAAAGGGAGCTCTTGATGGCCGAGGAATACTCTGAGAACGATACGCGATTATATTGGCGGTCTCCGTAGAAGTCATTCACATCGCCGTCACGTGCTCCTTGCAGCACCAGGTAGTTGATGTCCAGGAGCCTAGCCTGGGTGCCGTCTACACTCCGGTCGGTCGGAGCCAGAGCGATGACACTGCGGATCTTGTACTTGGCAAGATCCCGCAGCGTCTTGTCCGTGAGGAACCAGCTCTTGGCATCCGCAGCCATCGCGACAGCCTGGCCGCCCCTTGAATGCCCAACCAGCGCAATTTTGTCAAAGTCAACCTTCTTGTAAAAAGGGCTCTTCACATCAATTGCAAAGGCATCGATTTGCTGTAAATGCTTGAGCAGCACCCAGGCTCTAACCTTCATGTCATTATCCGGAATTCCTGTCCAAGCAGAATAGTTCAGGAAGTTCTCATC from Paenibacillus sp. CAA11 encodes:
- the pstB gene encoding phosphate ABC transporter ATP-binding protein PstB, producing MTDILRTEDLKIFYGENEAVKGVNLSFPERSVTALIGPSGCGKSTFLRSLNRMNDEIAGSRMTGNIWIGNQNINSSDTDVTVLRQRIGMVWQRPNPFYKSIYENIAFGPKYHGIKNKKKLDEIVEDSLRKAALWDEVKDRLGQSALSLSGGQQQRLCIARALSVNPDILLLDEPASALDPVSTSKIEELITQLKEQLCIVIVTHNMQQAARISNYTAYFYMGNLIEYDETEVIFTNPSNPMTQEYISGRFG
- the pstC gene encoding phosphate ABC transporter permease subunit PstC → MKANNEAPVLFRRHKAEEWIGRIYTTVCVLFLIVIIFSIVYFVATKGVATFAVDGVSMSEFLFGNSWGPDDNKFGALPFIAGSFITSLLAALIASPLSICASLFMTEIVPSWGKKLLLPVIELLAGIPSVVYGFIGLTVLVPFLRDTFPGQGYGVAAGSIVLSIMILPTITSVATDALGSLPRNLKEASYGLGATRWQTISGVVLPTVLPAVLTGVVLGMARAFGEALAVQMVIGNAPYVPTSLFESASTLTSVITLNMSNTVMGTVQNNVLWSMALLLLFMTFIFIFVVRLLERRAKI
- a CDS encoding alpha/beta hydrolase family protein; this translates as MNTQLEIPYLPNREPLRSRLNKRIKGTYRYDSPFWSAGSIGLWLSTCVFFTFTAMGLPTGWGTVLDIILFIAGGTLAIAAGAHLLAVLLAVTGLPAPRLFLGTLIAAYTAVLLIFGISDTGWLIAGAIAAFAVLAGALGGMAAGALWLPRSWKVRLILSFTAAILCAALIYVLMYGNPLPQQPDYPKASEAYALQASNPAEPGSFSYKSFTYGSGKDDHRKEFGSEAGLLSTSVDASGYLGGWSAGRTSFWGFGPDQLPLNGRVWMPEGAGPFPLVLLVHGNHLMEDYSDEGYAYLGELLASRGYIAVSVDENFLNYSAWTGIPDNDMKVRAWVLLKHLQQIDAFAIDVKSPFYKKVDFDKIALVGHSRGGQAVAMAADAKSWFLTDKTLRDLAKYKIRSVIALAPTDRSVDGTQARLLDINYLVLQGARDGDVNDFYGDRQYNRVSFSEYSSAIKSSLYIAGANHSQFNTTWGGRDLSFPQGMLLSRRQIMPAEEQRQVAKVYVSAFLEATIKDARAYTALFRDYRTGLQWLPDSAYFNRYEDAGYGKIADFDEDTKKNTINGGTAEGKDVTWTEVDALDRDQNKKGTRVLSLEWTKPSAAYSLLLNRYDLGLNYTPPKMDGLTFSMANLNYESGSKNLNPADSPEISIELEDDRGVTASLPLERFQPVLPLPVNTYTWNSWLEKRVENGKYAHSTEAVFQTYLINFTSFTEENNQLDPDRLVRVSFKLGRGPGKVLLDDIGYIKSERRSSGSVQTR
- a CDS encoding phosphate ABC transporter substrate-binding protein — protein: MKLKKPFLLILTLALSISLAACGNNKNSNAGGSTNTEKENTGSKNTTQTSDLSGSILASGSTALQPLVDQVGKKFNEKNPGVSVQVQGGGSGTGLTQVSGGQVQIGNSDVFAEEKLDASAAAELKDHQVAVVAMAAVTNKDTGVTNLTKQQLVDIFTGKITNWKDVQGKDQPIVIVNRPSSSGTRATFEKFALGQKTEDIKGSIQEDSSGTVAKIVAETPGAIGYLALSYIDDTVQSISYDGVEATVDNVASGKYPVWAYEHMYTKGEPDETTKAFLDYFLSPEVQDSDVVDLGYIPVSKMQVKRDAEGKIVQ
- the pstA gene encoding phosphate ABC transporter permease PstA yields the protein MRAKVIDRIATTVIVFFALLIVGLLLGMLGFILFRGISHISWDFLTSPSETIKAGGGIGPQLFNSVYLLVLTMIITIPLGLGAGIYMAEYAKPNRLTASIRLIVEVLSSFPSIVVGLFGLLLIVQTFDLKYSLMSGALVLTIFNMPLMVRITEQAFRSVPKEQKEAGLAMGLSRWKIITSILFPVALPAIITGTILAAGRVFGEAAALLFTAGMTTPTLDFTNWNPFDHNSPLNPMRPAETLAVHIWKVNSEGIASDAKEIAAGASAVLIIMVLAFNLLARWLGRVLYRKFTSIK
- a CDS encoding LysR family transcriptional regulator; its protein translation is MNLLKLNIVVLIEKYKKVTDVARELQLKQPTVTFHMKSLEEELGVPLFHSRKGRIVLTEAGRALYPYAQKMLSLHNEALRTMEEYKGMGRGTLRVGAEPAVQSLMMPVIADFLKRHPGIRIEVQVEPEQKLKALLMVEEIDAAIIEERAALELPLAFERWNEDEVVLICAADHPWVLLEELDPGQAGQERFVRHAPGSQLDRIGQAWADQHAINLWSPLTAASPEGVCRAVRAGAGVAFFSRKALAGNEANEGGGIRMLKVPGLEDPRLQLGAAYRKEGSPASLINEFVHFLRTCAQI